In Rhodanobacteraceae bacterium, the DNA window CTGGCCAGCGGGCCGTCGTAGAAGTCGCCAAGCTGGGCAGTTGGGCTAAGCGCGGTCCAGGTGCCACCGCCGTTGGTCGAAACCTCGACGAAGCCGCCGTCGAAACAGGCCGTTGCGCCGTTTGGCTCCAGGGTGACGTCGTGACGGAAGCGCAGCGTGTGCGCCACGCCGCTGGCGGGGAGGCTGATTGCCGGCGACAGCAAGCGCTGATCGGACGCCGTGGTCACGCCTTGCGCCAGCCAGGCGAAGGTGCCGCTCGACGGGCGGGCGGTGCTGCGGGTCCAGGTGGTACCAGCCGCCGGATCGGTGGTCCAACCGTTGACGCCGTTCTCCACGTTGTCGAAATAGGTGTTGCGCAGTACCGTGCCGAGCGCGCAACTGCCGGCGGCGGGGCGGGTGGTGAAGGTGGCCGCTGCGGAGTTGCTGCCGGCACCGCACAGGTTGCTGCCGCGCACACGCCAGTGATACTCGGTACCCGGCTGCAGCGCTGTGGTCACCTGGACGCTGGTCGCGCTGGTGGGTGCGCTGGTGAACACGATGTTGCTGAACCCGGCATCGGTGGCGACCTCGGCGACGTAGGTGTCGGTCTGCGCGCTGGCGGTCCAGGTCAGGGTCGGGAACAGCACCTGGTTGAGCGCGCCGCTGGCGGGCGCTTGCGCGGTGGGCGCGGCGGGCGCGTCGGAGAAGACCTGCAGCGCCAGGTTGCGCGAGCGCGTCTGCGCCGGAGATGTGCTGGTGCCGGTGACCGCGAAGGTGTAACTGCCGGCCGCCACGCCGGTGGTGCCGATGGTCAGCGTGGACGAACCGGGCACCGGGTTGATGGTCGCCGGCGAGAAGCTCGAGGTAGCGCCGGCGGGCAGGCCGGTAGCTGCCAGCGTGGTCTCGCTGGTGAAACCTTCGTAGCCGTGTGCATCGACGGTGTAGACGGCGTCCGCCGGCGCGCAGACGGCGCGCGAGGCGGGCGCCGCGGCCACGCCCAGGCTGGGATCGCCGCAGCCGGGGAACTTGAACGAACCGGCGCGCATGGTCCATTGGGTCCCGGAGGTGGCGAAGAACTCGTTGACGTACCAGAAGGTGCAGTCGTCACTCGGGTCCAGGTTCATCGAGGTGTAGTCGCCCCAGCGGCGGGTGCCGGCGGTGTGGCCGCCGCCGCCGGTGACGAAGATGCCTTCGCCCTGGGTCATCTCGTTCAGCGGATCGCTCTCCAGGCGGCCGGTGTAGTGCACGCTGGGGAACAGGGTCGGACCGCCGGCGCTGTAGCCGAATCCCAGGTTGCCGTTGCTGTCCTGCGCGATCGAGCCCATCCAGCGGTGGATGCCGTCGGTGATGCCCGGCGCGAAGGTGCTGTCCTGGTAAACCACCGCATTGGCGCCAGGGTTGCGGATCTCCCACCAGCGCATGCCGGCCATCGCCGGCGCGGCCTCGACCGATTGATTGGTGACGATCGACTGGTAGCTGCCGAAATTGCGGTAGGCCGCGCGATGCACCGGACGCTGGCGGTAAGACAGGATGTCGACTGCCCCGAGCGGTGCCGGCTGCGGGATGCAGGAGCGTCCGCTGCACGGGAAGATGGTGTCGTAGGGCGCGATCGGCAATGTCGCAACCACCTGGAACGAGGAGTTCGCCGGGGTGGTGAAATCGAGCACGAAGGCCCACAGCGCCAGCGCGTCCTGGGCGGCGCCATACGGGCCGCCATTGTCCATCGCGCCGAGATACCAGGCGGGCGATCCCGGCGGCGGCAGCGCGCCGCCGTCCAGGTCCGCCGGCAGCAGGCCATCGCCGGAGAACTCGTCGACCGGAACCGAGAAGTTGATCAGGGTCGGGTTGGCGACGCCGTCGAGCATCTGCTGGCGGTCGATCGCGTAGGCACCGATCAGGCTCGCGTTCACTTCACGGGTGCTGATCAGGTAAGCGTTTGGCCACACGCCGTACTTCGGGTAGTCGGGGAACGTCGGGGTGACGAAGGCCCAGCGGTAATAGGTGCCGAGTGGATCGCTGCTGGTGGAGAGCGCCACGCAGTTGAAGAAACCGGGACCGGTACTGTCGGAGAACTGGGTCAGCAGCCAGCGGTCCGCGAGCTGGTCGTGCAGCACGATCGGGTCGCCGGCGTTCTCGGTTTCGCAGGCACCGCCGAAGCCAGTGAACAGGGTGTTGATGTTGGCGGGGCCGAACATCGATGTGCCGGTCTTGTTGAAGATCTGGAACGACGCATTGGCCATGCGCACGTAGTGGTTGGGACCGACGTCGCCGACCGGATCGGGTGGATTCGCCGTGCCGGTGCCGACGTTGAAATTGGCGATCGCCGGCGGGATGGCGCGCAGGCCCTCGATGCGCGACTGCACCCGGCCGTCGGCATCCTGCGGGCCGTAGCTCGGCTTGCCTGGCGGATCCGGATCGATCATCAGGGTGCCGAAGAAATCACCGAAGGCATCCGCTGGCGGCTTGACCGGAATATCGCGCAGCGGTGGCGACACATCGAACTGGACGGCCGTGGTGGCGGAACGGAAAGTGCCACGCTCGGCGTCTGCGGCGGAAGCCGTCAGGGGGAGCAAGAGGGCGATGGCCCAGGCGCTGCAGACCGGGATAATCCTCGACATCGGCGCACACCAGCAGAGTTGGGGACGGCAACATAACCCGACCTGTCGTGCATGGCCAGTGCCTGCGCGCAGACCAGGTGGACGCACACGGGCGAACGGGCGAGCATCGCGGCAAGCCGGCGGTCGCGCCGGAGGAGCTGAGCGGATGAAGACCTTCCTCAAGGTGCTGTTCGGACTGGCGCTCGCCGGCGCCGGCATGGTCGCTTTCGTGTTCTGGCTGACCGCCGACCTGCCCAAGGCTGCCGACCAGTTCCTTGGCCGCATTGCCAAGGGCGACTACGAGGGCGCGCTGGCGCTGACCACGCCGGATTTCCGCGCCAGCACCGATCGCGATGCGCTGGAGCAATTCGCGCGCAGCAACGCACTCGATGGCTACCGCAGCGCCAGCTGGTCCGCGCGCTCGATCGAGAACAACGTCGGCAAGCTCGAAGGCACCCTGACGCTGGCCACCGGCGAGATCCCGGTGACCATGCAACTGGTCAAGGGCGAGGACGGCTGGCAGGTGCAGAACCTGAGCAAGGCGGCAGCCGGTGCGCGCACCCAAAGCGAGGCTCCGCCTGCGCGCGCCGTGGTCGCCGCTCCCGACAATGCCACGCAGCACGCGCTGATCAGCGGCACCCTGCAGGCACTGGCCGACTCGATCAACGGGCAGGACTTCGGGATCCTGCATTCGCACGCGAGCCGCCGCTTCCAGGCAGTCGCCGACCCTGCACGGCTGGCCGAGGTCTTTCATGAATTTGTCGAACAGGAAGTGGATTTCAGCGTGCTGCAATCGCTGCAACCGGAGATCGAGCGCTCTTCAGTCAGTTCCGACGCCATCCTCTTCCTTGGCGGCTACTACGACACCCAACCTTCGCGCACGCGCTTCGAGCTGCAGTACGAGCGCGAGGGCGAGGACTGGAAACTGATCGAGATCGACGTGCAGGTGCGCTGAGTCAGGGGTGAGAAACCGGATGCGCCTGCGCTCGAAGTTCTGGCTGGTGCTGCTGCTCGTGATCGCCGCGCGGGCCGGCACCGCGGCCGACCCCGAGGCCAGCTATCGCCAGGGCGAGGCGCTGGGCCGGGCCGGCGACTATGCCAGAGCGCTCCCTTGGATCCGCCAGGCCGCAGAGTCTGGCCATGCGCAGGCGCAGTTCACCCTCGGCAGCATGTACGCCTTCGGCCAGGGCGTGGACGAATCGAAAGCGACCGCGCGCGCCTGGTACGAGAAGGCGGCGGCGCAACATCACCCGCGCGCGCTGTTCAACCTCGGGCTGTATCACGACCGCGGCATCGGCGTGGCCGAAGACCGGCCGCGCGCATTGATGTTCTACAAACTCGGCGCGTTGGCCGGCGATGGCCAGGCCAGCTACAACGCGGGGCAGTTGCTGGTTCTCGGCGACGGGGTGCAGGCCGATGCGCGTGAGGGCCTGCGCTACTTCCGGATCGCGGCGGACCTGGCGATCCCGCAGGCGCAGATGGCGCTCGGCTGGGTGCACGAGCGGGCAATCGGTGTCGACCGCGATGTGCCGACGGCGCTGGACTGGTATGCGCGAGCGGAAGCCGGCGGGCTGGAAAAGGCCGTCGACCTGCGCATCGCGCTGGCGCGCCGGGTCAACGACGAGGCGCTGGCAATCGAGCGGGACGGCCACGCGCTGCAGGCGCTGGCGCAGTTCGACCTGGCCTGCCGCCACGCCGAATACAACGCCTGCTACAACGCCGGACGCATGCGCTACAGCGGCAAGACGGTGGCCAAGGACCTCGTGCGCGCGCGTCCGGACCTGGCACAGGCCTGCCGCTGGGCCATCGGGCGCGGCTGCCTCGGACTGGTCGGCCTGCTGATGCAATCGGTGCCGCTCGCCAGCGATGACCTGGCGCTGCTGCGCAAGTTCATGAGTGAGACCTGCGAACTCGGCGACCAACAGTCCTGCTTTTATTTCGCGTGGATGAAGACCCAGGGACAGCTCGGCATGTACGACCCCGGCGGCGCGCAGAAGCTGCTGGCGCAGGCCTGCATGAACCACGGCTACGAGCCCGCCTGCGGCCCATGGATGGCGATGTACAACGCCTCGCTGCCGCAGTCTTCCGGGAACAGCGGCTCGGGCGAGATGAACATCCTGGAGAAAGGCATCCTCGGCGTGCTCGGCGTGATCGCGGGCCTGGGCTCGGCGGGCCAGGTGTCGAGCGGCAGCTATTCCGGGGCGTCGAGCTATTCGCCGCCAGCCTACAGCGCTCCGTCCGGCGGCTACTCGCCGCAGGACAACGCCGACTTCCAGCAGTTCATCCAGTCGGTCAGCAGCTATGGCACGCCGGGCAACTGCCGCGCGGGCAATCCTTATTGCTGAGCGGCGCCGGCGTTCAGGCCGGGCGCCGGGCCGCATCAGCTGGCTGGCGGCGGCGGGTACTTGCGGATGGCAGAATCGCCCCCTCTCCCGATGAACGCAGGCAATGGCGACGCTGCTGTTGTGGCTGGGATTCGAGTCCGGCGCGATTGACGAGCAGCATTGGCAGGCGTTGGAGTCGCGCGCGCTGGCGCGCGCGCCAGGCGAGGCCACCCGGCTCCGCGGCGAGCGCCTGCGCGTGCTCTGCATCCGTCACCGGGCTGCAGCGCCGCCATCCTTGCGCCCGCTCGCCGACGGCAGCTGGCTGCTGGCCGACCTGGATCTCGACGTTAGCGAGCGGTCCCTGGTAGCGCGCGTGCAGGACACCCCTGCAGCGGTGATCCATGTCGATCCGCTGGCCGGGAGGCTGCGCCTGCTGCGCGACCGCCTCGGGCAACGTCCTTTGGTCTGGGCGCGCGTGCGCGACGGCATTCTGGTCACCTCCGGCGAGCACATCCTGCTGGCACATCCACAGGTGGACGGGGCATGGAATCCGGAGTATTTCGCCGCCTACTTCGGAGCGACCGCGCCGCCGGCGAAGGCGAGTG includes these proteins:
- a CDS encoding immune inhibitor A, with translation MSRIIPVCSAWAIALLLPLTASAADAERGTFRSATTAVQFDVSPPLRDIPVKPPADAFGDFFGTLMIDPDPPGKPSYGPQDADGRVQSRIEGLRAIPPAIANFNVGTGTANPPDPVGDVGPNHYVRMANASFQIFNKTGTSMFGPANINTLFTGFGGACETENAGDPIVLHDQLADRWLLTQFSDSTGPGFFNCVALSTSSDPLGTYYRWAFVTPTFPDYPKYGVWPNAYLISTREVNASLIGAYAIDRQQMLDGVANPTLINFSVPVDEFSGDGLLPADLDGGALPPPGSPAWYLGAMDNGGPYGAAQDALALWAFVLDFTTPANSSFQVVATLPIAPYDTIFPCSGRSCIPQPAPLGAVDILSYRQRPVHRAAYRNFGSYQSIVTNQSVEAAPAMAGMRWWEIRNPGANAVVYQDSTFAPGITDGIHRWMGSIAQDSNGNLGFGYSAGGPTLFPSVHYTGRLESDPLNEMTQGEGIFVTGGGGHTAGTRRWGDYTSMNLDPSDDCTFWYVNEFFATSGTQWTMRAGSFKFPGCGDPSLGVAAAPASRAVCAPADAVYTVDAHGYEGFTSETTLAATGLPAGATSSFSPATINPVPGSSTLTIGTTGVAAGSYTFAVTGTSTSPAQTRSRNLALQVFSDAPAAPTAQAPASGALNQVLFPTLTWTASAQTDTYVAEVATDAGFSNIVFTSAPTSATSVQVTTALQPGTEYHWRVRGSNLCGAGSNSAAATFTTRPAAGSCALGTVLRNTYFDNVENGVNGWTTDPAAGTTWTRSTARPSSGTFAWLAQGVTTASDQRLLSPAISLPASGVAHTLRFRHDVTLEPNGATACFDGGFVEVSTNGGGTWTALSPTAQLGDFYDGPLASGQGAWCGTQAYSTGSFDLSPFAGQSVRFRFRAITDSSTGTLPHGWYVDDIRVESCQEGLFFDGFE
- a CDS encoding sel1 repeat family protein; this translates as MRLRSKFWLVLLLVIAARAGTAADPEASYRQGEALGRAGDYARALPWIRQAAESGHAQAQFTLGSMYAFGQGVDESKATARAWYEKAAAQHHPRALFNLGLYHDRGIGVAEDRPRALMFYKLGALAGDGQASYNAGQLLVLGDGVQADAREGLRYFRIAADLAIPQAQMALGWVHERAIGVDRDVPTALDWYARAEAGGLEKAVDLRIALARRVNDEALAIERDGHALQALAQFDLACRHAEYNACYNAGRMRYSGKTVAKDLVRARPDLAQACRWAIGRGCLGLVGLLMQSVPLASDDLALLRKFMSETCELGDQQSCFYFAWMKTQGQLGMYDPGGAQKLLAQACMNHGYEPACGPWMAMYNASLPQSSGNSGSGEMNILEKGILGVLGVIAGLGSAGQVSSGSYSGASSYSPPAYSAPSGGYSPQDNADFQQFIQSVSSYGTPGNCRAGNPYC